A single genomic interval of Cucumis sativus cultivar 9930 chromosome 7, Cucumber_9930_V3, whole genome shotgun sequence harbors:
- the LOC101221125 gene encoding NAC domain-containing protein 104, translated as MAAPHSHNFNLPPGFRFYPTDEELVVHFLHRKAALLPCHPDVIPDLNLFTYDPWELDGKALGEGNRWYFYSRKIEGRVTDNGFWNPLGRDDPVLSTATSEVVGMKKYFLFHLQDADAGPLKTNWIMHEFRLADAAAAVATSSSSSRRRGRPKRDYSKWVLCRVYERDEEKEEEEDGAELSCLDEVFLTLDDLDEISLPNRIQ; from the exons ATGGCTGCACCCCATAGCCATAACTTCAACCTCCCTCCCGGATTCCGATTCTATCCTACCGATGAAGAACTAGTCGTTCATTTCCTCCACCGTAAAGCTGCCTTGTTGCCTTGCCACCCCGACGTCATTCCCGATCTCAATCTCTTCACCTACGATCCTTGGGAGTTAGACg GGAAGGCGTTGGGAGAGGGAAACCGTTGGTATTTCTACAGCAGAAAGATTGAAGGTAGAGTTACTGATAATGGGTTTTGGAATCCGTTGGGCAGAGATGACCCCGTTCTTTCAACCGCCACCTCCGAAGTCGTCGGAATGAagaaatattttctctttcaccTCCAAGACGCCGATGCCGGACCTCTCAAAACTAACTGGATAATGCATGAGTTTCGTCTTGCCGATGCTGCCGCCGCCGTCGCCACCTCATCTTCCTCCTCTAGACGCCGTGGACGGCCAAAAAGA GATTATAGCAAATGGGTATTATGCAGAGTTTACGAGAGAGatgaagagaaggaagaagaagaagacgggGCAGAGCTATCGTGTTTGGATGAAGTTTTTCTAACGTTGGACGATCTTGATGAAATAAGCTTACCCAATCGCATCCAATGA